The proteins below come from a single uncultured Dethiosulfovibrio sp. genomic window:
- a CDS encoding substrate-binding domain-containing protein, whose product MGKLRSICGAVLLCAVAATSWAGGVNPMVAKSIGAIEEQLGKTPATDGQERIGVLVITLSNPYWVTMKERYGEWAKEMGISVEVMAAPTEKDLKSQLNTLEAMVAKEYDGIIVTPMDPFNLIPGVVKANEKGIPVVCSGPEVDRDGLKQAEGTMAGWISATFQDQGLLCARDMAKSLPKGSKVAIIEGIPGAGQSRARRAGATEGFEEAGLNLVAVEPGNWDRNQAYNIATNLIKAHPDLRGIYCANDVMALAAVDALEVAGVKDVAVYGTDFIPEAAEAIKAGRMAGSTTFSQAAWTRGALLYTLKLAKGDADLPEKLSIPITLVTGENINEFDGWR is encoded by the coding sequence ATGGGTAAGTTGAGGTCCATCTGTGGAGCGGTTCTTCTCTGTGCTGTGGCGGCCACGTCGTGGGCGGGAGGGGTCAACCCTATGGTGGCAAAGTCCATAGGGGCTATCGAGGAGCAGCTCGGAAAAACTCCGGCGACCGACGGACAGGAGAGGATCGGGGTATTGGTCATAACCCTGTCCAATCCCTATTGGGTGACCATGAAGGAGCGCTACGGCGAGTGGGCGAAGGAGATGGGCATATCGGTGGAGGTCATGGCGGCCCCGACGGAAAAGGACCTGAAATCTCAGCTCAACACCTTAGAGGCCATGGTGGCGAAAGAGTACGACGGGATAATAGTCACCCCGATGGATCCCTTCAACCTGATCCCCGGGGTGGTCAAGGCAAACGAGAAGGGGATTCCTGTGGTGTGCTCCGGCCCGGAGGTGGACAGGGACGGCCTCAAACAGGCCGAGGGCACCATGGCTGGCTGGATCAGCGCGACCTTCCAAGACCAGGGTCTTCTGTGCGCCAGGGACATGGCTAAAAGCCTTCCCAAGGGATCCAAGGTCGCCATCATAGAGGGAATCCCAGGGGCGGGACAGAGCAGGGCAAGACGGGCAGGAGCCACAGAGGGATTTGAGGAAGCGGGCCTCAACCTGGTGGCGGTGGAGCCTGGCAACTGGGACAGAAACCAGGCCTACAACATAGCGACCAACCTTATAAAGGCCCACCCAGACCTGAGGGGGATCTACTGCGCCAACGACGTCATGGCCCTTGCGGCGGTGGACGCCCTAGAGGTCGCAGGGGTAAAGGACGTGGCGGTGTACGGAACCGACTTCATCCCCGAGGCAGCGGAGGCAATAAAGGCGGGCAGGATGGCCGGATCCACAACCTTCTCCCAGGCCGCCTGGACCAGAGGAGCCCTTCTCTACACCCTTAAGCTGGCAAAGGGGGATGCGGACCTTCCGGAGAAGCTCTCAATCCCCATAACCCTGGTAACCGGAGAGAACATCAACGAATTTGATGGCTGGAGGTAA
- a CDS encoding substrate-binding domain-containing protein, producing the protein MAGGNFISYRLAILFCDQENPFWQETVKAYEKALVQRDHQVDFLFPRRPLDQKEQSELLAKALGRDYDGIIVNPLTEDNLTGVMASRTGGCPIFDVGPKSRPTGQALWGYVPLYVADFEEQGRLSAREILKLAPEGPLACVGGPEGARQGRLRVKGATEEAGIRAVTVMPTVWEDFTELGGERAAEALILQGARAIFCANDLMALGAIKAAGRVESPIAIGGVDGIPEARKAIGSDLMTSSVWIDPMETVEAIMNSVETFLSEGKKPKGYLARNIPIYRG; encoded by the coding sequence ATGGCTGGAGGTAACTTCATCTCCTACCGCCTGGCCATACTGTTCTGCGACCAGGAGAACCCTTTTTGGCAAGAGACCGTGAAGGCTTACGAAAAAGCCCTCGTCCAGAGGGACCACCAGGTGGATTTTCTCTTCCCCAGGAGACCTCTGGACCAAAAGGAACAGTCGGAGCTACTTGCGAAGGCCCTTGGCCGAGACTACGACGGGATCATAGTGAACCCCCTGACCGAGGACAACCTCACGGGGGTCATGGCCTCCAGGACAGGAGGTTGTCCTATATTCGACGTAGGGCCCAAGTCCAGACCTACAGGGCAGGCCCTTTGGGGCTACGTCCCCCTTTACGTCGCCGACTTCGAGGAACAGGGGAGACTGTCGGCGAGGGAGATCCTGAAACTGGCGCCGGAAGGCCCTTTGGCTTGCGTCGGTGGACCGGAGGGAGCCAGGCAGGGACGGCTGAGGGTGAAAGGAGCAACGGAGGAGGCCGGCATAAGGGCCGTCACGGTGATGCCGACGGTATGGGAGGACTTCACCGAACTCGGAGGGGAGAGGGCCGCCGAGGCCCTCATCCTCCAGGGTGCAAGGGCCATATTCTGCGCCAACGACCTTATGGCCCTAGGGGCGATAAAGGCCGCTGGGAGAGTTGAAAGCCCGATCGCTATCGGCGGTGTTGACGGTATTCCGGAGGCCAGGAAAGCCATAGGGTCGGACCTCATGACCTCCTCTGTTTGGATAGACCCTATGGAGACGGTAGAGGCGATTATGAACTCGGTGGAGACGTTTTTATCGGAGGGGAAAAAACCAAAAGGGTACCTGGCGAGAAATATACCTATCTACAGAGGGTAA
- a CDS encoding MATE family efflux transporter — protein sequence MILKHGEYLAVALPFILSTITQPLLGSVDTAVVGHLGNPAFIAGVSVGAVIFNTLYWLFGFLRVSTTGFSAQSIDSNDPDDRMISFYRPLGIAASIGVAFVLVQGVVLRAAAFVISPEPDVWDVVERYFRILIWGAPCVLINYVILGWLMGQMKVKASMFMQISGNLLNVVLDLFFVYGLSMDVAGIAFATLISQAMSSLIGIRLMFRYGNFAPVDLGRVFDREAMVGVFRVNRDLMVRTLCLLVQINVFTAASASLGTVLLSSNSVLLQIQSLMAYLFDGFANASSVFAGRAAGRGDRELLRSVWRVSAMWGSLVALLLSLLYVAFSSSLIAVFTDLDAVLDTAARYGMWVALYPLCAALGLVFYGIFTGVSRTAPVRNSTVMALALFMVAYWLMFGPFGNHGLWASLLLFYVGRSLFLLPFLGRTVPS from the coding sequence ATGATCCTCAAACACGGTGAGTATCTGGCCGTCGCCCTGCCCTTTATCCTGTCCACCATAACCCAGCCGCTGCTGGGCTCGGTGGACACCGCCGTGGTGGGCCATCTGGGAAACCCGGCCTTTATCGCTGGGGTCTCGGTGGGAGCGGTGATATTCAACACCCTGTACTGGCTTTTCGGCTTTCTAAGGGTGAGCACCACAGGCTTCAGCGCTCAGTCTATTGACTCTAACGACCCAGACGACAGGATGATATCCTTCTATCGTCCCCTCGGGATAGCGGCCTCCATCGGGGTAGCCTTCGTCCTCGTCCAGGGGGTAGTCCTCCGGGCCGCCGCCTTCGTCATATCCCCGGAGCCTGATGTATGGGACGTGGTGGAGCGGTATTTCAGGATCCTCATATGGGGAGCCCCCTGTGTATTGATTAACTACGTCATCCTGGGCTGGCTGATGGGCCAGATGAAGGTCAAGGCCTCCATGTTCATGCAGATCTCGGGCAACCTATTAAACGTAGTCCTAGACCTGTTCTTCGTCTACGGCCTCTCCATGGACGTGGCTGGAATAGCTTTTGCCACCTTGATATCTCAGGCTATGTCTTCTTTGATCGGGATCAGGCTGATGTTCCGTTACGGCAACTTCGCCCCTGTCGACCTAGGGAGGGTCTTCGACCGAGAGGCAATGGTGGGGGTTTTTAGGGTAAACCGAGATCTCATGGTGAGGACCCTGTGTCTGTTGGTCCAGATAAACGTCTTCACCGCCGCCAGCGCGTCTTTAGGGACCGTCCTGCTGTCGTCAAACTCGGTGTTGCTTCAGATCCAGTCCCTCATGGCCTATCTCTTCGACGGGTTCGCAAACGCCTCCAGCGTTTTCGCCGGAAGGGCGGCAGGACGAGGGGATAGAGAGCTGTTGCGGTCGGTCTGGCGGGTCAGCGCCATGTGGGGTTCGCTGGTGGCCCTGCTGCTCTCGCTCCTATACGTGGCTTTTTCGTCCTCTCTTATAGCGGTTTTCACCGATTTGGACGCGGTGCTGGACACCGCTGCGAGGTACGGCATGTGGGTCGCCCTCTATCCCCTCTGCGCCGCTCTCGGGCTGGTGTTCTATGGGATATTCACCGGTGTCTCCCGAACGGCTCCGGTCAGAAACTCCACAGTGATGGCTCTGGCCCTGTTCATGGTCGCATACTGGCTTATGTTCGGTCCCTTCGGCAACCACGGTCTATGGGCGTCGCTGTTGTTGTTCTACGTCGGAAGAAGCCTGTTCCTGTTGCCCTTTTTAGGTCGAACCGTACCGAGCTGA
- a CDS encoding ABC transporter ATP-binding protein, producing MLDEDEIIRVEGVSKRFSCRGRGPFCPRRSLLACNDVSLSLRKGETLGVAGESGCGKSTLAKMLLSMEAPTEGRILYRGRDLVGMSRGDRRRNCKNIQMVFQDSLLSFHPRKRVVDIVTEPLMNLGLIDKRDKDLRALELLDMVELPADVLYRYPHSMSGGQIQRVGIARALSVEPEVLVCDESTSALDVSVQRNVAELLVRLQRERGTTMMFICHDVALINAIAHRLAVMYLGHIVEMIPTSRDIDKKVRHPYTKALLGSIFSVRMDLSRRIKEIESEAPSAADVLPGCPFQDRCDLVMDICKREKPTLHPFKGELDHLVACHLWGSEVAL from the coding sequence TTGCTTGACGAGGACGAGATAATCCGGGTCGAAGGGGTCTCAAAGCGTTTTAGCTGTCGTGGCAGAGGGCCGTTCTGCCCTCGTCGATCCCTGTTGGCCTGCAACGACGTGAGCCTGTCCCTCAGAAAAGGGGAGACCCTGGGAGTTGCGGGGGAGAGCGGCTGTGGAAAATCGACCCTTGCCAAGATGCTCCTGTCCATGGAGGCACCGACGGAGGGCAGGATCCTCTACAGAGGGAGGGACCTGGTGGGTATGTCCAGGGGAGACCGTCGGCGTAACTGCAAGAATATCCAGATGGTCTTTCAGGACTCCCTGCTGTCGTTCCATCCCAGGAAGAGGGTCGTCGATATAGTGACCGAGCCGCTGATGAACCTGGGTCTTATCGATAAAAGGGACAAGGACCTCAGGGCTTTGGAGCTTTTGGATATGGTGGAGCTGCCGGCGGACGTCCTGTATCGCTATCCTCATAGCATGAGCGGTGGGCAGATACAGAGGGTTGGGATAGCTAGGGCCCTGTCGGTGGAGCCGGAGGTCCTGGTCTGCGACGAGTCAACCAGTGCCCTGGACGTGTCGGTTCAGAGGAACGTGGCGGAGCTTCTGGTTAGATTGCAGAGAGAGCGTGGCACGACCATGATGTTCATCTGCCACGACGTAGCCCTGATAAACGCCATAGCCCACAGGCTGGCCGTAATGTACCTGGGCCATATAGTAGAGATGATCCCAACGTCCAGGGACATAGATAAAAAGGTGAGACATCCCTACACAAAGGCCCTGCTCGGCTCCATATTCTCCGTGAGGATGGATCTTTCCCGAAGGATAAAGGAGATCGAGAGCGAGGCCCCAAGCGCCGCCGATGTCCTTCCTGGCTGTCCCTTTCAGGATCGGTGCGACTTGGTCATGGATATCTGTAAAAGGGAAAAGCCTACACTGCACCCCTTCAAGGGAGAGCTCGATCATCTTGTGGCCTGCCATCTTTGGGGTTCGGAGGTTGCCCTATGA
- a CDS encoding ABC transporter ATP-binding protein encodes MLEIEDLSVLYGRGGVGGPPAVEGFTLSVGKGEIVSLVGESGSGKTTVIRSVIGALPKSASISSGRILLNGQDVSGYSRSQWRRLRGTDISMIFQDSGVMLNPIRTVGAQFVQYIRLHSDATRSEAWDRAVSMLKQMRLSDPDNVMRSYPFELSGGMRQRVGISIAMTFNPDLLLADEPTSALDVTTQAQIVGQMMEMRERYGTTIVMVTHNIGVAAYMSDRMVVMKDGRIEEQGAREDILCRPRSDYTRELLEAVPEIGGSRFA; translated from the coding sequence ATGCTTGAAATAGAGGACCTCTCCGTCCTATACGGACGTGGAGGGGTGGGCGGACCGCCTGCCGTGGAGGGCTTTACCCTCTCGGTCGGCAAGGGCGAGATCGTCAGCCTGGTCGGGGAGAGCGGAAGCGGCAAGACCACCGTGATCCGATCGGTCATAGGGGCCCTTCCCAAATCGGCCTCTATCTCCTCCGGGAGGATACTCCTTAACGGCCAGGACGTCTCGGGCTATTCGAGATCCCAGTGGCGCAGGCTCAGGGGGACCGATATCTCCATGATATTTCAGGATTCTGGAGTCATGCTTAACCCTATAAGGACCGTCGGAGCCCAGTTCGTTCAGTATATAAGGCTTCATTCCGATGCCACTAGGTCTGAGGCGTGGGACAGAGCCGTCTCGATGTTAAAGCAGATGCGCCTCTCCGACCCGGATAACGTGATGAGGAGCTACCCCTTTGAGCTCAGCGGTGGCATGAGGCAGAGGGTGGGGATCTCCATTGCGATGACCTTCAACCCCGACCTCCTGCTTGCCGACGAGCCGACCAGCGCTCTGGACGTGACGACCCAGGCCCAGATAGTGGGGCAGATGATGGAGATGAGGGAGCGATACGGCACGACCATCGTCATGGTGACCCACAATATAGGGGTGGCGGCCTATATGTCCGATCGTATGGTGGTGATGAAGGACGGCCGTATAGAAGAGCAGGGGGCCAGGGAGGATATACTGTGTCGCCCTCGGTCGGATTACACCAGGGAGCTCCTGGAGGCGGTTCCAGAGATAGGGGGATCCAGGTTTGCTTGA
- a CDS encoding ABC transporter substrate-binding protein: MFCTRSLRVWAFVSLCSLFLACAGPVELFAAEKTLRVGVTSFADTLEPTTQYFSWVISRYGIGETLVRFDDKGTPKPCLADSWICSEDGKSWTFHIREGIKFSNGNDMTPEIVKSSLERTFKLSKRASTAFFKYSSIEVEGQSLVITTPEPTFNVPGSLAEPLFIIVDTTADTERFAMDGPVCTGPYRVESFRASDICIAVRNDHYWGGNVPFDRVEFKVIGDQVTREMALQAGEIDVAYNLKSGNAPTFADSSKFTTQSLPALRTTLAFMNQKGALGSKVLRQALIRALDRQTYVDVLLEGGATVGKAPIPPSLDFGFDDIVDPNSFDQDSARKLLSDNGYRDVDGDGYVEAPDGSPIDLNFVIYDSRAELGIYAQAAQINLREVGIKVTIDTVSYETMLDKQEAGDFDLIIWCVLAANTVTLRTSFGSTGGATPRKPQTPIRPVIATRRLIPSWIGLPWSSIPPNAGTL, encoded by the coding sequence ATGTTCTGTACCAGAAGCTTACGTGTTTGGGCCTTTGTATCCCTTTGCTCTTTGTTTCTCGCCTGCGCTGGGCCGGTGGAGCTCTTCGCCGCAGAGAAGACCTTGAGGGTCGGTGTCACCAGCTTTGCCGATACCCTGGAGCCTACGACCCAGTATTTCAGCTGGGTTATCAGTCGCTACGGTATAGGGGAGACCTTGGTTCGCTTCGACGATAAGGGGACTCCCAAACCCTGCCTGGCGGACAGCTGGATATGCTCCGAGGACGGGAAGTCCTGGACCTTTCACATAAGGGAGGGGATCAAGTTCTCCAACGGCAACGATATGACCCCCGAGATAGTCAAATCGTCGCTGGAGCGGACTTTTAAGCTCAGTAAAAGAGCCTCCACCGCTTTTTTCAAATACAGCTCCATTGAGGTGGAGGGCCAGAGCCTTGTAATTACCACACCAGAGCCGACCTTCAACGTCCCTGGGAGCCTGGCGGAGCCTCTGTTCATAATCGTTGATACCACCGCCGATACGGAGAGGTTTGCCATGGATGGGCCTGTCTGCACCGGCCCCTATAGGGTGGAGTCCTTCAGGGCATCCGATATCTGCATCGCTGTGAGAAACGATCACTACTGGGGTGGTAACGTGCCCTTCGACAGGGTTGAGTTCAAGGTCATAGGCGACCAGGTGACCAGGGAGATGGCCCTTCAGGCAGGAGAGATCGACGTGGCCTACAACCTCAAATCAGGCAACGCTCCGACCTTTGCGGATAGCTCTAAATTTACCACCCAGTCTCTCCCTGCCCTGAGGACTACCCTCGCCTTTATGAACCAAAAGGGAGCCCTTGGGAGCAAGGTCCTCCGTCAGGCCCTTATCCGTGCCCTGGACAGACAGACCTACGTGGACGTGCTCCTCGAGGGTGGAGCCACCGTCGGGAAAGCCCCGATTCCTCCGTCTCTGGACTTCGGCTTCGATGACATAGTTGACCCTAACTCATTCGATCAGGATTCCGCCAGAAAACTCCTATCCGACAACGGCTACAGGGACGTAGATGGGGACGGATACGTGGAGGCTCCAGACGGAAGCCCTATAGACCTCAACTTCGTCATATACGATAGCCGTGCGGAGCTGGGTATCTACGCTCAGGCCGCTCAGATAAACCTGAGAGAGGTCGGGATAAAGGTCACCATAGACACCGTCAGCTACGAGACCATGCTGGACAAGCAGGAGGCCGGGGACTTCGATCTCATCATATGGTGTGTTCTAGCCGCCAACACGGTGACCCTGAGAACTTCCTTCGGGAGTACTGGAGGAGCTACTCCAAGGAAGCCCCAAACTCCAATAAGGCCGGTTATAGCGACAAGGAGGTTGATTCCCTCATGGATCGGCTTGCCATGGAGTTCGATCCCGCCAAACGCAGGGACCTTATAG
- the nikC gene encoding nickel transporter permease produces the protein MRARFTVFAAMCVMVISVALLSPAIAPKGAFDATMRDSLKAPCAEYPLGADKMGRDLLSRIIYGTRASLSMSFAVVISVSIIGTFLGLISGYFGGFIDGVIMRFSDMMIAFPGMVLAIAIAGMLGSSATNAVIAVTAVTWPKYTRLSRSLVLKAKTSLYIQGARLSGATSGRVVFGYILPVIFPTMLITAVTDIGSMMLELAALSFLGLGARAPSPEWGLMMNEARPYLARAPWLMVYPGVAVIMVVAVFNLFGDSLRDIMDPRHSG, from the coding sequence ATGAGGGCGAGGTTTACGGTCTTTGCGGCTATGTGCGTGATGGTTATCTCTGTAGCTTTGCTCTCTCCAGCCATTGCCCCTAAGGGAGCTTTCGACGCCACCATGAGGGACTCGCTGAAGGCCCCGTGTGCCGAGTATCCCCTTGGGGCGGATAAGATGGGAAGGGACCTGCTCTCCAGGATCATATACGGGACAAGGGCTTCCCTTTCCATGTCTTTCGCTGTGGTCATCTCTGTCTCGATCATAGGGACCTTCCTCGGGCTGATATCGGGCTATTTCGGGGGATTTATAGACGGAGTTATCATGCGTTTTTCGGACATGATGATAGCTTTCCCCGGCATGGTCCTGGCGATAGCCATCGCCGGAATGCTCGGAAGCAGTGCGACGAACGCTGTTATCGCCGTTACCGCCGTGACCTGGCCCAAGTACACTAGGTTGTCCAGAAGCCTGGTTCTGAAGGCGAAGACCTCCCTCTACATCCAGGGGGCGAGGCTTTCCGGTGCCACCTCTGGGAGGGTGGTGTTTGGCTACATTTTACCGGTGATATTTCCCACCATGCTCATAACCGCCGTCACAGACATAGGGAGCATGATGCTGGAGCTTGCGGCACTGTCCTTCCTCGGCCTTGGGGCCAGAGCCCCCAGCCCCGAATGGGGATTGATGATGAACGAGGCCAGGCCATATCTCGCCAGGGCCCCGTGGCTTATGGTCTACCCCGGCGTCGCGGTGATAATGGTGGTGGCGGTCTTTAACCTTTTTGGAGATAGCCTGAGGGACATAATGGATCCCAGGCACAGTGGATAA
- the nikB gene encoding nickel ABC transporter permease: MSLSKKDFLGRLLQIVLVLLGVSFIAFSLMYLSPGDPAEAMLKSGGQVASPELLAATRAELGLDRPFLIQYGSWLFDVFRGDLGISYSSKQPVATRMMDFFPATLKLTLASLVMMLCVAVPAGVVAAVYHDRWPDYLIRGLTFLGVSVPNFWVGLMLLSFFALKLRMVSVVSTGQGLRDLFLPALTLAFAMSAKYTRQVRTAVLEELNQDYVLGAEVRGESRLAILWREVLPNAVLPLITLLGLSLGSLLGGTAVVEIIFSWPGLGNLAVQAISARDYPMVQGYVLWISLVYMVINLAVDVSYNYLDPRLRGVSR, translated from the coding sequence TTGAGTCTGAGTAAAAAAGATTTTTTAGGAAGGCTATTACAGATAGTGTTGGTCCTTCTCGGTGTCAGCTTTATAGCTTTCTCCCTCATGTATCTTTCGCCGGGAGATCCGGCGGAGGCGATGCTCAAATCCGGCGGACAGGTGGCCTCCCCTGAGCTCTTGGCTGCCACCAGGGCGGAGCTTGGCCTGGACCGTCCTTTTCTGATTCAGTATGGGTCATGGCTTTTCGACGTTTTCCGTGGCGATCTGGGAATATCCTATTCGTCCAAACAGCCTGTGGCGACCAGGATGATGGATTTTTTTCCCGCCACACTGAAGCTGACCTTGGCCTCCTTGGTCATGATGTTATGTGTCGCGGTACCTGCCGGTGTCGTCGCAGCGGTTTATCACGACAGATGGCCCGACTATCTCATAAGAGGTTTGACCTTTTTGGGTGTCTCGGTACCCAACTTCTGGGTCGGCCTCATGCTTCTGAGTTTTTTTGCCTTAAAGCTTAGGATGGTCTCTGTGGTCTCCACCGGTCAGGGCCTCAGGGACCTTTTTCTGCCCGCTTTGACCCTTGCTTTCGCCATGTCGGCGAAGTACACGAGACAGGTCAGGACAGCGGTCCTGGAGGAACTTAACCAGGACTACGTCTTGGGAGCGGAGGTCAGAGGGGAGTCCAGGCTCGCCATACTTTGGAGAGAGGTCCTTCCCAACGCCGTGCTACCCCTGATAACCCTGCTGGGGCTGTCTTTGGGCAGCCTTCTCGGGGGAACGGCGGTGGTGGAGATCATTTTCTCCTGGCCCGGCCTGGGTAACCTGGCGGTCCAGGCCATATCCGCCAGGGATTATCCCATGGTCCAGGGATACGTGCTGTGGATCTCCCTGGTCTACATGGTCATAAATCTCGCCGTGGACGTGTCGTACAACTACCTCGATCCCAGGCTCAGAGGGGTTTCGAGGTGA
- a CDS encoding GNAT family protein — translation MPRIMGQRIMLREFRLSDKDSLMEWVNDPDVVGTLSDSFLLPRSDSAIESWIKGNMERDSDKEAHFVVADRETERYIGQIDFHVIDWKNRSARIGLVIGAPGARGKGYGSEALRTLSDYAFRFMNLHRVDLLVREDNLSAIKCYERCGFVEEGRMRQAIYRDGRYLDMIVMSLLSK, via the coding sequence ATGCCGAGGATAATGGGACAAAGGATCATGCTCAGGGAGTTCAGGCTTTCGGACAAGGACTCGTTAATGGAGTGGGTCAACGACCCGGATGTGGTCGGAACCTTGTCGGACAGTTTTCTTCTGCCCAGGAGCGATTCCGCTATAGAGAGCTGGATCAAAGGAAATATGGAGAGGGATTCGGACAAGGAGGCCCACTTCGTCGTGGCGGACAGGGAGACGGAGCGGTACATAGGGCAGATAGACTTTCACGTGATAGACTGGAAAAACCGCTCCGCCAGGATCGGGCTCGTCATAGGGGCCCCGGGGGCCAGAGGGAAAGGATACGGTTCGGAGGCCCTCAGGACCCTCAGCGACTACGCCTTTCGGTTCATGAATCTGCACAGGGTAGACCTGTTGGTACGAGAGGATAACCTTTCAGCGATAAAATGCTACGAAAGATGCGGATTCGTGGAGGAAGGCCGGATGAGACAGGCCATATACAGGGACGGACGTTATCTGGACATGATCGTCATGTCCCTCCTATCAAAGTGA
- a CDS encoding diguanylate cyclase: MLISRARSLKGGILIIVMFSFGILSLTYGILLKVVIKDYASSRLTERERSAELVRRGIAHNLNHLIELSINLSRPRDIHEAIEDMNNDALSDWGKAFSKSVSSILFIDVDGTVIARAPDEFRFGDSVRSERFFRGARDDGSFSGVSIMEGQEALVACYPVYKYNDTVVGYISIFKDITENFLEELLPEKNMKLSFLGTTSSTSPIKLSPSIENPILISVADGVFSLSFLPSPEYISLLRLQSDILRAFAVITVGTVLLLLFFLNRRFKPYTEIVDALADYSENHASLEQLRRSISNTHLSSAGEICYILRALIKMIKVIEEKMRSIQSYSEKLEFLATRDPLTELWNRRKMDQILVAETNVVDRSAGALSLIMVDIDFFKVVNDTFGHEVGDKVLLSVAATIVNSLRQSDEVGRWGGEEFLAVLPDTDLSDAFDCAERARKAVEGYLIDGDISVTASFGVTQYRPGEPINEFVGRADKALYLAKERGRNMTCVSAD; this comes from the coding sequence ATGCTGATATCTAGGGCTCGATCTCTCAAAGGTGGCATCCTGATAATAGTGATGTTCTCTTTCGGGATTCTCAGCCTGACTTACGGTATTTTACTTAAAGTTGTCATAAAAGATTATGCGAGTTCCCGTCTAACTGAAAGGGAGAGATCTGCGGAGTTAGTTCGTAGGGGGATCGCTCACAACCTGAATCATTTGATCGAGCTGTCCATAAATCTATCCCGACCAAGGGATATCCACGAAGCCATAGAGGACATGAACAACGATGCCCTTTCGGACTGGGGGAAGGCGTTTTCCAAGTCCGTTAGTTCGATTTTGTTTATAGACGTCGACGGCACCGTCATAGCCAGGGCACCTGATGAGTTTCGTTTTGGCGACTCGGTACGATCGGAGCGGTTTTTCAGAGGGGCAAGGGACGACGGTAGTTTTTCGGGGGTTTCGATTATGGAGGGTCAAGAGGCTCTGGTTGCCTGCTACCCGGTGTATAAGTATAACGACACTGTAGTGGGGTATATATCGATATTTAAAGATATAACTGAAAACTTCCTTGAGGAATTGTTGCCTGAAAAAAATATGAAGTTATCTTTTTTGGGGACAACCTCCTCGACTTCTCCCATAAAACTTAGCCCCTCTATCGAGAATCCCATCTTGATCTCCGTCGCAGACGGCGTTTTCAGCCTTTCATTTCTGCCTTCTCCTGAATACATAAGTCTTCTGCGTCTTCAGAGCGATATTCTAAGGGCTTTTGCGGTGATAACAGTAGGCACTGTTCTCTTGCTGTTATTTTTCCTAAATAGGCGGTTCAAGCCCTATACGGAAATAGTTGATGCCCTCGCCGATTACTCCGAAAACCACGCCAGTCTGGAGCAGCTTCGCCGTTCCATTTCTAATACCCATCTCAGTTCCGCTGGGGAGATCTGCTATATCCTAAGGGCTCTTATAAAGATGATAAAGGTCATAGAGGAAAAGATGAGGAGCATCCAGTCCTACAGCGAAAAACTCGAATTTTTGGCCACCAGGGATCCTCTTACCGAGCTTTGGAACAGGAGAAAGATGGACCAGATACTTGTGGCCGAAACCAACGTGGTCGATCGTTCAGCCGGTGCTCTCTCCCTTATCATGGTGGACATAGATTTTTTCAAGGTGGTAAACGATACCTTCGGACATGAGGTCGGTGATAAGGTTCTTCTGTCTGTGGCTGCCACTATTGTGAACTCTTTAAGGCAGTCTGACGAGGTTGGAAGATGGGGAGGGGAGGAATTTTTAGCGGTCCTTCCCGATACCGACTTATCCGATGCCTTTGATTGTGCAGAGAGGGCTAGGAAGGCCGTCGAGGGATACCTCATCGATGGAGATATCTCCGTGACCGCCAGTTTCGGCGTAACCCAATACAGGCCAGGGGAGCCGATAAACGAGTTCGTGGGGCGGGCGGATAAAGCTCTTTATCTCGCCAAGGAACGAGGCAGAAACATGACCTGCGTCTCCGCTGATTGA